The following coding sequences lie in one beta proteobacterium CB genomic window:
- a CDS encoding Membrane protein-like protein: protein MAWIFLACAIFLLGVFKSREGVLLQPRLRNLFISCIVLLAIAWNIRAHMPSSNLQNLIDLSFHFFGASLLVALFGFWSAITLLFLVALVGIFTFSGDLVEATSHYIMVSVIPAIFAYLVMRAVDRFLPKHLFVLILGNGYLAGFISTFATGLLIYGLQQIFQMSSFGSSDPLGWFLGLIVLSFMEGSLSGMLLAILLVYRPQWVCTYQEDRYMNA from the coding sequence ATGGCTTGGATTTTCTTGGCATGCGCCATTTTCTTATTGGGCGTCTTTAAAAGTCGAGAGGGCGTACTTTTACAGCCCCGACTACGCAACCTCTTTATTTCCTGCATTGTCCTATTGGCCATCGCTTGGAATATTCGCGCCCATATGCCCAGCAGCAACCTCCAAAACTTGATCGATTTATCCTTCCACTTTTTTGGCGCCTCGCTCTTAGTGGCTCTTTTTGGATTCTGGAGTGCCATTACCTTGCTCTTCCTAGTTGCCTTAGTGGGTATCTTTACTTTCAGCGGGGATTTGGTAGAGGCAACTAGTCACTACATCATGGTGAGCGTGATTCCAGCAATCTTTGCGTATCTAGTCATGCGAGCGGTAGATCGATTTTTACCAAAGCATCTATTTGTTCTGATTCTAGGCAATGGCTACCTTGCAGGATTTATCAGCACATTTGCAACTGGCCTACTAATTTATGGATTGCAGCAGATCTTTCAAATGAGTTCGTTTGGATCTAGCGATCCTTTGGGTTGGTTTTTAGGCTTGATAGTTCTTTCCTTTATGGAAGGATCCCTCTCAGGAATGTTGCTAGCGATTCTTTTAGTCTATAGACCACAATGGGTCTGCACTTATCAAGAAGACCGGTATATGAATGCTTAG
- a CDS encoding Major facilitator superfamily MFS_1 gives MTNKHPLLNKNLLLLILCQGLFLTNNVTFIAINGLVGLSLSPVAWMATLPVMGYVVGGAFSTSIVAKTQNYFGRKISFQLGLLVAALSALLCAYAAISKNFWLLVLGTFIAGYYSANGQLYRFAAAELTAVSQRDKAVSWVLAGGILGAVIGPNLASWTKDFFDTAFLGAYLTLSIAGFIGIIVMQFIHFPEEFKTQHSLSAGRSLKTILQQPVFMVAVIGASLGYGVMNLLMAATPLAMQICGLPFSDTALVLEWHVIGMFAPGFFTGSLIQRFGTLKIMGVGVALNLLCIAIALTGVDFHQFLIALFLLGVGWNFLFTGSTSLAMTAYRPEERDKAQAAINFFVFGTMAFTSFGSGALITSQGWNILNLGSLLPVAVTAGALIWLSANRKKTNRSSVT, from the coding sequence ATGACTAATAAGCACCCCCTGCTCAACAAAAACCTTCTGCTGTTGATCCTTTGCCAGGGCTTGTTTTTGACTAACAATGTGACATTTATAGCCATCAACGGCCTGGTTGGCCTAAGCCTAAGCCCGGTTGCCTGGATGGCAACCCTGCCAGTAATGGGCTACGTTGTGGGAGGCGCCTTCTCAACTTCAATCGTAGCCAAAACCCAAAATTACTTTGGTCGGAAGATTTCTTTTCAGCTAGGCCTCTTGGTAGCTGCCTTGTCAGCCCTTCTGTGCGCCTATGCCGCTATTTCTAAAAACTTCTGGCTTCTGGTCCTAGGCACCTTTATTGCAGGCTATTACAGCGCAAATGGGCAACTCTATCGATTTGCAGCTGCCGAGTTGACGGCGGTCAGTCAAAGGGATAAGGCGGTCTCTTGGGTGCTTGCTGGCGGAATCCTAGGGGCAGTGATTGGACCCAACCTAGCTTCATGGACTAAGGATTTCTTTGATACCGCATTTCTGGGGGCTTATCTCACCCTATCAATAGCCGGATTTATTGGCATCATCGTGATGCAGTTCATCCACTTTCCAGAAGAATTTAAGACTCAGCACTCACTTTCCGCGGGCAGGAGCCTCAAAACGATTCTTCAACAACCGGTCTTTATGGTTGCTGTAATTGGCGCCTCATTGGGCTACGGCGTCATGAACCTGCTCATGGCAGCAACTCCGCTCGCCATGCAAATTTGCGGACTCCCTTTCTCCGATACGGCGCTGGTATTGGAGTGGCATGTGATTGGCATGTTCGCGCCCGGGTTTTTTACTGGCTCACTGATTCAACGCTTTGGCACTCTCAAAATTATGGGCGTTGGTGTCGCCCTGAATCTTCTATGCATTGCAATCGCGCTAACTGGCGTCGACTTTCATCAATTCCTGATTGCACTATTTTTATTGGGCGTTGGCTGGAACTTTTTATTTACCGGCTCGACGTCTTTGGCAATGACTGCCTACCGACCAGAAGAGCGTGATAAAGCTCAAGCAGCAATCAACTTCTTTGTGTTTGGCACAATGGCCTTTACTTCATTTGGTTCTGGAGCCCTCATTACCTCGCAGGGCTGGAATATCCTGAATCTCGGATCCCTGCTTCCCGTCGCTGTTACTGCGGGCGCCTTGATTTGGCTTAGCGCCAATCGCAAGAAGACAAATAGAAGTTCCGTGACTTAA
- a CDS encoding Oxidoreductase molybdopterin binding protein → MFTNDPKQLSQEITPKAVFEGRRDLIKSAAAGAFGLALAPWFSRDALASNAQKLIATPNPNFILKDESTSYKYVTGYNNFYEFGTDKSDPAAYAESLQTRPWTVTIEGLVKKPVTLDIDSLLKLAPMEERIYRMRCVEGWSMVIPWDGYSLSKLLNQVQPLGSAKYVEFISLADRKQMPGLKSQIIEWPYREGLRLDEAMNPLTLLTFGLYGETLPKQNGAPVRIVVPWKYGFKSAKSIVKIRLTEEMPKTSWSQFDAREYGFYSNVNPLVDHPRWSQATERRIGDPKGVFAPKMKTQMFNGYGDQVASMYSGMDLKKFY, encoded by the coding sequence ATGTTTACAAATGACCCAAAGCAGCTCTCCCAAGAAATCACCCCTAAGGCGGTTTTTGAGGGGCGTCGCGATTTAATTAAGAGTGCTGCTGCCGGTGCTTTTGGTTTGGCTCTTGCGCCATGGTTCTCGCGTGATGCACTTGCAAGTAATGCTCAGAAATTAATCGCCACACCAAATCCAAACTTTATTCTGAAGGATGAATCGACTAGTTATAAGTATGTGACTGGTTACAACAACTTCTATGAGTTCGGAACGGATAAATCAGATCCGGCTGCCTATGCTGAGAGCTTGCAAACGCGTCCATGGACGGTGACGATTGAAGGCTTGGTTAAAAAGCCGGTGACCTTGGATATAGATTCACTTCTGAAGCTAGCCCCGATGGAGGAGCGCATCTATCGTATGCGCTGCGTGGAGGGGTGGTCTATGGTGATTCCGTGGGATGGTTACTCTTTATCTAAATTACTGAATCAGGTGCAGCCTTTAGGCTCTGCCAAATATGTAGAGTTTATTTCTTTGGCAGATCGTAAACAAATGCCAGGCTTGAAGAGTCAGATTATCGAGTGGCCCTACCGCGAGGGCCTACGCTTGGATGAGGCTATGAACCCGCTGACCCTTCTGACCTTTGGTCTTTATGGCGAAACGCTGCCAAAGCAAAATGGCGCCCCCGTCAGAATCGTGGTGCCTTGGAAATATGGTTTTAAGAGTGCCAAGTCGATAGTTAAAATTCGTTTGACTGAAGAGATGCCGAAGACCAGTTGGAGTCAGTTTGATGCACGCGAGTATGGGTTCTATTCCAATGTAAATCCTCTGGTAGATCATCCTCGCTGGAGTCAGGCTACCGAGCGTCGTATTGGTGATCCTAAGGGTGTCTTTGCTCCCAAAATGAAAACCCAAATGTTTAATGGTTATGGTGATCAAGTAGCCAGCATGTATTCCGGGATGGATCTGAAGAAGTTTTATTGA
- a CDS encoding peptidylprolyl isomerase, FKBP-type, protein MSELQKIDTVVGDGKEATAGNHVDVHYTGWLFDEKAPDHKGQKFDSSLDRGQLFSFPLGAGHVIKGWDQGVQGMKIGGKRTLIIPSEMGYGPRGAGGVIPPNATLVFDVELHGVN, encoded by the coding sequence GTGAGCGAACTCCAAAAAATAGATACCGTTGTTGGTGATGGCAAAGAAGCGACTGCCGGAAATCATGTAGACGTGCATTACACCGGGTGGTTGTTTGATGAAAAAGCGCCTGACCATAAAGGTCAGAAGTTTGATAGCTCTCTTGATCGCGGCCAATTATTTAGCTTTCCTTTGGGTGCTGGCCATGTCATCAAAGGCTGGGATCAAGGCGTACAAGGGATGAAGATTGGTGGCAAACGCACCCTGATCATCCCTTCAGAGATGGGCTATGGCCCTCGCGGTGCCGGCGGTGTGATTCCCCCAAATGCAACATTGGTATTTGATGTAGAGCTACACGGAGTGAATTAA
- a CDS encoding Lytic transglycosylase catalytic, with translation MIKCFSANLSDAQLVQPAKANAKDLLAHALSPVYRVMNGLLIVSVFMIVGLWLSGNGTQAGAFDLARILVPDEARHIVWQNGFGMLDQYQEETPKALADKEIANVIYGKSPTTSHSGLTSAKQQTVALLMPSVAQAQVKPISHLADRIPTSKIDPQALDSKLMVSIQNQRAVADFFEKKYKLDRAKIEEYVSNTVLIAKEVNIDPVLLLAVISVESNFNPLIKSHAGAEGLMQVMTAIHKDKYALYGGATDAVKPEVNIRVGAYILKYLIATSGSLRNGLKYYVGAANAENDGGYADKVMAERNRLIGLCQPATQNKLTLNGKDLRS, from the coding sequence ATGATTAAATGTTTTTCTGCCAATTTGAGTGACGCGCAACTAGTACAGCCTGCAAAGGCGAATGCTAAAGACTTGCTTGCTCACGCACTATCCCCCGTATATCGGGTGATGAATGGCCTATTGATCGTAAGCGTTTTCATGATCGTGGGGCTCTGGCTTTCCGGAAATGGTACTCAAGCAGGTGCATTCGATTTAGCTCGTATTCTGGTCCCAGACGAGGCTCGCCATATAGTTTGGCAAAACGGTTTTGGCATGCTCGATCAGTATCAGGAGGAGACTCCCAAAGCACTTGCCGATAAAGAGATTGCGAACGTAATTTATGGCAAGTCACCGACCACCTCCCATAGTGGATTGACAAGCGCTAAACAGCAAACGGTTGCCCTCTTGATGCCCTCTGTAGCCCAGGCTCAGGTAAAGCCAATCTCTCACTTAGCCGATCGCATCCCCACTTCGAAGATTGATCCTCAGGCCTTGGATTCGAAGTTGATGGTGTCCATTCAAAATCAACGTGCTGTTGCTGACTTCTTTGAGAAGAAGTACAAGTTAGATCGCGCAAAGATTGAGGAATACGTTTCCAACACAGTGTTGATTGCAAAAGAAGTCAATATTGATCCAGTTTTATTGCTTGCCGTGATTTCTGTGGAATCCAACTTTAATCCCCTGATTAAAAGCCATGCAGGTGCTGAAGGCTTGATGCAGGTGATGACTGCTATTCATAAAGATAAATACGCTTTGTATGGCGGAGCTACTGATGCGGTGAAGCCTGAAGTGAATATTCGGGTGGGCGCCTACATCCTGAAGTATTTAATTGCTACTAGTGGCTCATTGCGTAATGGCTTGAAATACTATGTTGGCGCTGCAAATGCCGAGAATGATGGTGGCTATGCTGATAAGGTCATGGCAGAAAGAAATCGTTTGATTGGTTTATGTCAGCCGGCAACGCAAAACAAATTGACGCTGAACGGCAAAGATTTGCGTTCGTAA
- a CDS encoding Conserved hypothetical secreted protein, producing the protein MKITIKRLVAFSILLATALHFSFANAGEGAFGWIYTLDLQPKGKLEFEQRLQLNKQQAAGTYDAWTARTELEYGLTNDLQIAGYINSYYTSANQNYTNPEACGDSSSCTGGYGVPSSHDPATPYRKSGIEGGSLEAIYRLTNPVTSPVGVGLYLEPTWGRNKDEIEARLLLQSNFIDDRLVLAGNVVVANERLKFIENGNVPESMLDFLVGASYRFAPKWSAGVEARFHNDYSELNLRNQVQRATFVGPNMHYAAKDWWVTGAWRYQLKGGSCMGGGEAECSNARVWDSHSVNEFIVKLGFPLN; encoded by the coding sequence ATGAAAATCACCATCAAAAGACTTGTTGCCTTTAGCATCCTATTAGCTACCGCCTTGCACTTCTCATTCGCGAATGCGGGTGAAGGTGCATTTGGGTGGATTTACACCCTCGATCTCCAGCCCAAAGGAAAGTTGGAGTTTGAACAGCGCCTACAACTCAATAAACAGCAAGCGGCTGGGACCTACGATGCCTGGACAGCCAGAACCGAGTTGGAATATGGCCTTACCAATGATTTACAAATTGCCGGCTACATCAACTCCTACTACACCAGCGCAAATCAGAATTACACGAATCCAGAGGCTTGCGGCGATAGCTCAAGCTGCACAGGTGGGTATGGAGTGCCATCAAGCCATGACCCCGCTACCCCTTACAGAAAAAGCGGTATTGAAGGTGGCTCACTAGAGGCTATTTATCGACTGACTAATCCAGTGACATCACCGGTTGGCGTTGGTCTGTACTTAGAGCCCACCTGGGGCAGAAACAAAGATGAAATCGAGGCTCGCCTTCTATTGCAATCGAATTTTATTGATGATCGCTTGGTCTTGGCAGGAAACGTAGTGGTAGCAAATGAACGTTTGAAATTTATTGAGAATGGCAATGTCCCTGAATCCATGCTCGATTTTTTAGTCGGCGCTAGTTATCGATTCGCGCCCAAATGGTCTGCTGGTGTTGAAGCCCGATTCCATAACGACTATTCCGAATTGAATTTGCGCAATCAAGTGCAACGTGCAACTTTTGTTGGTCCCAATATGCACTATGCCGCTAAAGACTGGTGGGTCACTGGCGCTTGGCGTTATCAACTCAAAGGCGGAAGCTGTATGGGTGGTGGCGAAGCTGAATGCTCCAATGCTCGCGTTTGGGATAGTCACTCAGTTAATGAGTTCATTGTCAAATTGGGCTTCCCGCTGAACTAG
- a CDS encoding FMN-binding domain protein, with protein sequence MHWKPNPLLIMSLAAATIPIVAHAKIYASVEQAQKILIPNKALTKSPIIITDELQDKMRSASSIRHPFQGDRIWKAADGSWFIVDEVVGKHEMITYAVALNPSGAVTGIEILDYVESYGYEVAEAHWRKQFIGKTAADPIKLNQDIQNIGGATLSCKHLTDGVKRVAVLYEIALKNQNTIAKAK encoded by the coding sequence ATGCACTGGAAACCCAATCCCTTACTCATCATGAGTCTAGCTGCAGCTACGATACCGATCGTTGCTCATGCCAAGATCTATGCATCTGTTGAGCAAGCTCAAAAGATATTGATTCCCAATAAGGCCTTAACTAAAAGTCCCATCATCATTACAGATGAGCTACAAGACAAAATGCGCTCAGCCTCAAGTATTCGCCATCCCTTTCAAGGGGATCGAATTTGGAAAGCAGCGGATGGAAGTTGGTTCATCGTAGACGAGGTAGTCGGTAAGCATGAAATGATTACCTATGCAGTTGCTCTCAACCCATCAGGCGCAGTCACTGGGATCGAAATCCTAGACTATGTGGAGTCTTATGGCTACGAAGTAGCGGAAGCTCACTGGCGCAAACAGTTCATTGGCAAAACGGCGGCAGACCCTATCAAGCTCAACCAAGATATTCAAAATATTGGGGGTGCCACCCTCTCCTGCAAGCATCTAACCGATGGGGTTAAAAGAGTTGCGGTCTTATATGAGATTGCCTTAAAAAATCAGAACACGATTGCAAAAGCAAAATGA
- a CDS encoding DNA/RNA non-specific endonuclease encodes MKFLGKLLLLSSLWLPLSASALFDQCKDLFPAQQVPSTTQVGRDLCFDDFAIYYSPSDKKPIYTVERLNGEQLQAPHPRRTNQFYEEARLPAHERALLADYRGSGYDRGHNVPAGDMTRERGMAQSFSLANMMPQARQNNQGIWAKRVEESTRMYIKRAEGDVYVFTGSIGHAGSIGKSRVTIPSHLYKLVYDPNKKLAWAYWVENTDDAQMSAPISYAELVQKTGIDFHLPIEMSDSTASNSATRAVPRQSVGAWYPVFFDQYSPEKMAAIISNIKAGKVASVQIQYDRNVELAQRLAMEIGTQSTLQATLSQSSPPDSPNVSYERNRVTAIVRSK; translated from the coding sequence ATGAAGTTCCTGGGCAAACTCCTCCTACTTAGCTCGCTTTGGCTGCCACTGAGTGCATCTGCACTATTTGATCAATGCAAAGATCTATTCCCGGCCCAACAAGTGCCAAGCACAACTCAGGTAGGACGAGACCTTTGCTTTGATGATTTTGCAATCTACTACTCACCTTCGGACAAAAAGCCGATCTACACCGTTGAGCGCCTCAATGGCGAGCAACTCCAGGCGCCTCACCCACGACGCACCAATCAGTTTTATGAGGAGGCCAGACTCCCTGCGCATGAACGCGCCCTGCTTGCAGACTATCGCGGCAGTGGATACGACCGAGGTCATAACGTTCCAGCAGGAGACATGACGCGGGAGCGGGGGATGGCTCAGTCATTTTCCTTAGCAAATATGATGCCGCAGGCTAGACAGAACAATCAGGGTATTTGGGCAAAACGAGTTGAAGAGTCCACTAGGATGTACATCAAGCGCGCAGAGGGCGACGTGTATGTGTTTACCGGATCAATTGGTCATGCTGGCAGCATTGGTAAAAGCCGAGTCACTATACCGAGTCATCTTTATAAGCTGGTCTACGATCCGAATAAAAAGTTAGCTTGGGCGTATTGGGTTGAGAATACGGATGACGCACAAATGAGCGCGCCAATCTCTTATGCTGAGCTTGTACAGAAGACGGGCATCGATTTTCATTTGCCTATAGAGATGAGTGACAGTACAGCCAGCAATTCAGCTACAAGGGCAGTTCCAAGACAGTCAGTGGGCGCTTGGTATCCAGTCTTTTTCGACCAATACTCGCCTGAGAAGATGGCAGCCATCATCTCGAACATCAAAGCAGGCAAGGTTGCCAGCGTACAGATTCAGTACGACCGTAATGTAGAGCTCGCTCAAAGGTTGGCTATGGAGATTGGGACGCAAAGTACATTGCAGGCCACTCTTTCTCAAAGCAGCCCTCCAGATTCACCCAATGTGAGCTATGAACGCAATCGCGTGACAGCGATAGTTCGCTCCAAGTAA
- a CDS encoding isocitrate dehydrogenase, NADP-dependent: MASEKSKIIYTLTDEAPLLATCAFLPIIRTFTAPAGVQVVESDISVAARILSEFSDCLTAEQKVPDNLAELGRMTLLPDTNIIKLPNISASVPQLLAAIKELQSKGYKIPDFPEDPKDDAEKAIRTRYSKCLGSAVNPVLREGNSDRRAPNAVKRYARKNPHSMGEWSQASRTHVSHMHGGDFYAGEKSMTMTKACDVKMDLVTKSGKTIVLKPKVSLLAGEIIDSMYMSKKALCEFYEKEIEDAYKTGMMLSLHVKATMMKVSHPIVFGHAVKIFYKDAFEKHGKLFEELGVNPNNGMSSLYDKIKTLPESKREEIIQDLHACHEHRPALAMVDSAKGITNLHSPSDVIVDASMPAMIRVGGKMWGADGRLHDTKAVIPESTFARIYQEMINFCKTHGNFDPKTMGTVPNVGLMAQQAEEYGSHDKTFEIPEPGVARIVADDGTVLLEQNVEEGDIWRMCQVKDAPIRDWVKLAVNRARLSHTPAVFWLDEYRPHEAELIKKVQTYLKDYDLTGVDIQIMSQTRAMRFTLERVIRGKDTISVTGNILRDYLTDLFPIMELGTSAKMLSIVPLMAGGGLFETGAGGSAPKHVQQLVEENHLRWDSLGEFLALAVSLEDIGDKTNNPKVKILARTLDEATGTLLDNNKSPSPRTGELDNRGSQFYLAMYWAQALAAQTEDKELQAHFAPIAKALTENEQKIVSEFKAVQGKPADIGGYFMPDQAKFKAVMCPSTTLNEILKAASVA; the protein is encoded by the coding sequence ATGGCTTCAGAGAAATCAAAGATCATTTACACGCTGACAGATGAAGCGCCACTATTGGCGACCTGTGCATTTTTGCCAATCATTCGCACTTTTACAGCGCCAGCTGGAGTGCAGGTTGTAGAAAGCGACATTTCTGTTGCAGCACGTATCTTGTCAGAGTTCTCTGATTGCTTAACTGCTGAGCAAAAAGTTCCCGATAATTTGGCCGAGCTTGGTCGTATGACTTTATTGCCGGATACCAACATCATCAAGTTGCCTAATATCAGCGCTTCAGTTCCCCAGTTGCTTGCTGCCATCAAAGAATTGCAATCTAAGGGCTACAAGATTCCAGATTTCCCAGAGGACCCTAAAGATGATGCTGAAAAAGCAATTCGTACCCGTTACTCTAAGTGCTTGGGTAGTGCAGTAAATCCAGTATTGCGCGAAGGCAACTCTGATCGCCGCGCACCAAATGCAGTTAAGCGTTATGCCCGCAAGAACCCACACTCCATGGGTGAGTGGAGTCAGGCTTCCCGTACGCACGTATCCCATATGCATGGTGGCGACTTCTACGCTGGTGAGAAGTCAATGACTATGACTAAGGCATGTGATGTGAAGATGGACTTGGTAACGAAGAGCGGCAAAACCATTGTCCTCAAGCCAAAAGTTTCTTTGCTTGCTGGTGAAATTATTGACAGCATGTACATGAGCAAGAAAGCGCTCTGCGAGTTCTATGAAAAAGAAATTGAAGACGCTTACAAGACAGGCATGATGTTGTCCTTGCACGTGAAGGCAACCATGATGAAGGTGTCACACCCAATCGTGTTTGGTCATGCTGTAAAGATTTTCTACAAAGATGCATTTGAAAAGCATGGCAAGTTGTTTGAAGAGTTAGGTGTTAATCCGAACAACGGCATGAGCAGTTTGTATGACAAGATTAAAACTTTGCCAGAATCCAAGCGCGAAGAAATCATCCAAGACTTGCATGCATGCCATGAGCACCGTCCAGCGTTGGCGATGGTTGACTCTGCCAAAGGCATTACTAACCTCCATTCACCAAGTGATGTGATTGTTGATGCATCGATGCCAGCAATGATTCGTGTTGGCGGCAAGATGTGGGGTGCAGATGGTCGCTTGCATGACACTAAGGCGGTTATTCCGGAAAGTACGTTTGCTCGTATCTATCAGGAGATGATTAATTTCTGTAAGACCCACGGTAATTTTGATCCTAAAACCATGGGTACAGTCCCGAACGTGGGCTTGATGGCTCAGCAGGCAGAAGAGTACGGTTCACATGACAAGACTTTTGAGATTCCTGAGCCTGGTGTAGCCCGTATTGTTGCTGATGATGGCACAGTATTACTCGAGCAGAATGTAGAAGAGGGTGATATCTGGCGCATGTGTCAGGTTAAAGATGCGCCGATTCGTGACTGGGTCAAGTTGGCAGTCAACCGTGCGCGTTTGTCACATACTCCAGCAGTATTTTGGTTGGATGAGTACCGCCCACACGAAGCTGAGTTGATTAAGAAGGTGCAAACCTATCTGAAGGATTACGATTTAACGGGTGTAGATATTCAGATCATGTCTCAGACTCGTGCAATGCGTTTCACATTGGAGCGCGTGATTCGTGGCAAAGATACGATTTCTGTGACTGGTAATATTTTGCGTGACTATCTCACTGACTTGTTCCCAATTATGGAACTCGGTACTAGCGCCAAGATGTTGTCTATCGTGCCTTTGATGGCAGGTGGCGGTCTGTTTGAAACTGGTGCTGGCGGTTCTGCCCCTAAGCACGTTCAACAATTGGTTGAAGAAAACCACTTGCGCTGGGATTCTTTAGGTGAGTTCTTGGCCTTGGCTGTTTCTTTGGAAGATATCGGTGACAAGACCAATAATCCAAAAGTGAAAATCCTGGCGCGTACTCTGGATGAGGCAACGGGTACATTGTTGGATAACAACAAGTCACCATCACCACGTACTGGCGAGTTAGATAACCGTGGCAGCCAGTTCTACTTGGCGATGTACTGGGCTCAAGCCTTAGCTGCGCAAACTGAAGACAAAGAATTGCAAGCTCACTTTGCTCCGATTGCAAAAGCGTTGACTGAGAACGAGCAAAAGATTGTTTCTGAGTTCAAGGCGGTACAAGGTAAGCCAGCTGACATCGGCGGTTACTTTATGCCCGATCAAGCCAAGTTCAAGGCGGTGATGTGCCCAAGCACTACATTGAATGAGATCTTGAAAGCGGCATCAGTAGCTTAA